In Diaphorobacter ruginosibacter, the genomic stretch GACCTGAAAATCGGCGCAGGCGAAGTTTTCGGCATCATCGGCCGCTCGGGCGCAGGCAAGAGCTCGCTGGTGCGCGTTATCAATCTGCTCAATCGCCCGACAGCGGGCGAGGTGATCGTGGCAGGCCGTGATCTCACCAAGTTGGGCGATGCCGAGCTGCGACAGGCCCGTCGCGAGATCGGCATGGTGTTCCAGCACTTCAACCTGCTGTCGTCGCGCACGGTGTTCGACAATGCCGCGCTGCCGCTGGAGCTGGCGGGAATGACCAAGGACGCGATCAAGAAGCGCATCGACCCGCTGCTGGAGCTGGTCGGCCTGGATCATCTGGCCGATCGCTATCCGTCGCAGATCTCGGGCGGGCAGAAGCAGCGCGTGGGCATTGCGCGCGCCCTGGCCAGCAACCCCAAGGTGCTGTTGTCCGACGAAGCCACCTCGGCGCTCGATCCCGAAACGACACGTTCGATTCTCGACCTGCTGCGCAAGGTGAACAACGAGCTTGGCGTGACCGTGGTGCTCATCACCCACCAGATGCAGGTGGTCAAGCAGATCGCCGACCGCGTCGCCGTGATCGAGGCCGGCCGCATCGTCGAGATGGGGCGCGTGATCGACGTGTTCACCCGTCCGGAGCAGGGCATCACCAAGAGCCTGATCGATGAGATCGTGCCGCAGGAATTGCCCGCCGGTGTGCTTGATCGCGTGCGCAAGCTCTCCGACATGGCGCGTGGCCAGGGGGTGACGGGCCGCCTGCTGCGTCTGTCCTATGCGGGCGACCAGGCCTACCAGCCGATTCTCTCGCGCCTGATTCGCGACTATCAGCTCGATCTTTCCATCCTGCACGGGCAGGTCGATGAAATCCAGAACCAGACCTTCGGGTCGCTTGCGGTGTTTGCCAGCGGTGATGCGGGGCGGCTGAACGCCGCCGTGGCCGAGCTGCGCGAGCAGGGCGTGCAGGTTCAGGAAGTCGAGTTGGAGGGCTGAAGAGATGTTCGAGAATTTTTCCGAAATGATGCTGGAGCTGTTCGCGCAGTCGCTCTGGGAAACCATCATCATGGTGGGCGTGTCGGGTGTGGTGGGTGGCCTCATCGGCATTCCGCTGGGAGTGTTCCTGCGCCTGACCGACAAGGGCGGCGTGCTGGAGAACGGCCCGCTCAATCGCATCGTCGGCTGGATCGTGAATGCCGTGCGTTCCACGCCATTCATCATTCTGCTGGTGGCCATCATTCCGCTGACGCGCCTGATCACCGGTTCGTCGATCGGCACCTGGGCCGCCGTCGTTCCGCTGACGCTGGCGGCGGCGCCATTTGTTGCGCGCCTCGTCGAGACAGCGTTGCGCGAGGTCGACAACGGCCTGATCGAGGCCGCGCAATCCATGGGCGCTACCACCAGCCAGATCGTCTGGAAGGTGCTGCTGCCTGAGGCGCTGCCCGGCATCGTGGCCGGTCTTACCATCAGCTTCGTGAGCCTGACGGGCTACTCCGCCATGGCCGGGGCCATCGGCGGCGGCGGCCTGGGCGACCTGGGTATCCGCTACGGCTACCAGCGTTTCCTGCCCGACATCATGCTGGCTGTGGTGATCGTGCTGATTTTCTTCGTGCAGGCGATCCAGTCGCTGGGTGATTGGGCGGTGCGACGCCTGAGCCACAAGTAAAGGCGGGCAAGGTGCGCGTGACGCTGGTCGCGTCACCTCGCACCCATGAAAAAAGAGACAGGGAAAAAAGGAAAAGGGAGCCGGGCGAAAGCAGGCTCCCTTTTTTGCTGGACTGCGAAAGTGCGGGATAAGAGTGTGGGATGAAGTGCGGGATTTTTCCGGGAGCGGATGCGGGATCGGGCAGGCATAGTGGAGGGTATGGAGCCATTCCCCGTGCACTCCGCCATCCTTCATCCCCACCCATTCACCGAGACGATCCGATGACCCTGCCATGGCACAGCCTCGACACCACTCTGTTTTCCCGCGCACAGCAATTGCTCGATGAGGGCTGGATCACCCGCGACCCTGAATTGGCCCCTGTTCTTCCGGTGGTGCTCGAGCGCGGCGTCGGGCAGGACTGGCACAAGGCCGGCACGTTCCGCCATCATCTCTACGGGGTCGCGCGCTCGCTTGCTCTGTGGCAGCAGCCGCACGACGTGCAATTGCTGGGGTTGCTGCACAGCGTGTACGGCAATGCGTTCGTCGACCTGGTGAAGTTCGACGCCCGGACCGAGCGCGCGCGGCTGCAGGGGCTGGTGGGCGAGGAGGCCGAGCATCTGGTCCACCTGTTCTGCACCATGAGCCGCAGCCAGTTCATCAACAAGGTACTGGAGCGAGACTTCGATGAGGACGGCGGGATGGAGCTCGAGCTCAATGGCCCGGCGCCGCGCGAGACCGTGCAGCTCACGCCGCGCGAGGTGGCGGCGTTCATCATCGTGAGCATGGCCGACACCATCGAGCAGTGGTTCAGCTGGCAGGAGGAGATCTATTCACGTTCACCGAATGTCGATACCTCGCGCAAGCAGGCGGTGCATTGGGCGGCATCGCTCTGGCCGGGCCCCATGCGCCCGCCGAGCCGCAAGATCTCGCAACTGTCGCAACTGGGGCTGGCGCTCCAGCACCCGGGCCTTGCGGGGCTGCTGCCGATGCCGCCGGTGTTCAACCGCTGCACCGTCAGCGTGAGCAAGGAGGACGATGCCGCCGCCTCGTCGCTGTACTGGTCGGTGATCCAACTCGACCAGCCCCTGGTCGATCTGGACGTGGCGACCCATGTGCTGGAGCAGGCCGTGCGCCTCAATCCCTGGGTGGGCGAGCCGCAGATGGTGCTGGCCCAGGTGTATCTCTCCGCGGGTCGCCAGGACGATGCTGTGCTTGCGGCCCGAAGCGCACTGCAGTGCTTCAGCGCCTGGGGCAATGCGTGGGACAAGCGCGTGCAGTGGGATGCCTGGATCGCCTGGACCCGCATCCTGCTGCAATCGGCCACGGACGGCACATGGCCCGAGCGGCTCGACAAGCTCAACAATCTGGCGCTGCGCGGCTGACACGCGGGCCTCGTATGAGGCCTGTGCGAGACATGCGCTGGCGTTGTATGCAAATGGGAAACTAATCTTTCAGGCTGCATGGATGTTGATTTACGATCAGCGGTTTTCCTATTTACAGAAAGCCACACATCGTGTTCAACAAGCGCACATTGCTCCAATCCTCCCTGGCCTTGACCGTGGCAGCCGCGCTGTCGGTCCCCGCGTTTGCGCAGGACAAGAGCTCCATCAAGATCGGTGTGACGGGCGGTCCGCATGCGCAGATCATGGAACAGGTCAAGAAGGTTGCCGAGAAGCGGGGCTTGGCAATCCAGATCGTCGAGTTCGGAGACTACGTGCAGCCCAACGCGGCGCTGGCCGCCGGCGACCTGGACGCCAACAGCTACCAGCATCGCCCCTACCTGGATGCGCAGGTGAAGGATCGCGGCTACAAGATCAGCTGGGTGGCGGACACCGTGAATTTCCCGATCGGCATCTATTCCAAGAAGATCAAGAAGCTCGATGAGCTGCCGCAGGGCGCACGCCTCGGCATCCCCAATGATCCGACCAATGGTGGCCGGGTGTTGCTGTTGCTGCAGTCGCTGGGCCTCATCAAGCTCAAGGACGGCGCGGGCCTGAAGGCGACGCCGCTGGACGTGACCTCCAATCCCAAGAAGCTGCGTTTTGTGGAACTGGATGCGGCCCAGTTGCCGCGCTCGCTAGATGATGTCGATGCGTCCGCGATCAACACCAATTTTGCGATCTCGGCGGGCCTCAATCCCAAGACGGACTCGATTGCAATGGAGTCTGCACAGAACCCATATGTAAATATTCTTGTCGTGCGCGAGGCTGACAAGGGCAGGCCGTGGGTGGGCAAACTGATCGAGGCCTATCACTCCGAAGAGGTCAAGAAATTCATCGACAGCCAGTTCAAGGGCTCGGTTCTTCCGGCTTTTTGAGCGAGTGAATGAGGCGGTAGCCGGGGCTGGACAACGCTTGCGTGCTACCTTTATTGACCTATTTTGTGGACTAGGTAAAAAATCAAACGGCTACATCAGTTGTGATCGTTTGACAATATTTGTTTGACAATTGTTTGCAATTCACTGTAGCAATGATATACATATTGTGAGTGCCTAAGTGTTTTTGTGCATGGCGCAGTGACAGGCTGATGGAGAAAATTTTCCAAAACTTGTAGTTTCACTATGCAACAAATTCTCACATCATCGGTCAAGTTCATGGTTGCCGTCGTCGACGGCGACGAGACGCATCGCCTGCATGTATGCCGGTTCCTGGAGGAGTCGGGGTATACGACCTGGGGTGCAGGATCGGTAGAAGACTTCTATATCGGGCTTCTGAAGGAGAAGGCCGATCTGGTCATCGTCGATCTGGACCTGGGCGTGGAGACGGGGCTGGCGCTCATCCGGCGTCTGGTGGCCCAGCGCATTCCCGTCATCGTGCTTTCGCACAGTGCGAATTCGGGAGCCCGCGTGGCAAGCCTGGATGCGGGTGCATTGCAGTATTTTGTGAAGCCGCTTTCACTGGCCGAGCTGGGCGCGGGTATCCGTGCCCAATTGCGGCAACTCGAAATGCGCGTGTCGAACGCCGAGCAGCAGAATTCCTGGCGTCTCGACCTGAGCGTGCCGCGCCTGATTGCGCCCAACCAGCGGACCATCCGCCTCACCAGCCGCGAATGCGAGCTGCTGGAATGCCTGATGGCGGCCAACGGCGGCATGGTGTCCAAGAGCAACCTGGTGAAGGCGATGGGCCATGCGGAGGCGGAGGACGGCTTCCATCGCATCGAATCGTCGCTGATGCGCCTGCGCCGCAAGACGCTTGCCGGTACGCAGCTGATGCTCCCGGTGCGCGCCGTGTTCGGCAAGGGGCTGGTCTTCGTGCCCTGAGGCCTTCAACACCACATAGGGGAGATCCCGGGGCTGACTCCTGCCGGTAGACGCCGTAGTCAGGAAATCCGCCGGAAGTATTCATGCAGGGGCGCGCGGTACGTGGTCGTGCGATTGATCGGAGCGGCAGGATCGGGCCAACCCAGCGCGATGCCGCAGACGACATGCTGTGTGTCCGGCAGTTCCAGCACGCGGCGCACGGTGCCGGGGTAGGAGGCCAGCGCACCAATCGCGCAACTGCCCAGGCCCATCGCGGATGCCGCCAATTGCAGCCCGTGAAGGCTCATTCCCAGATCCATGTAGCCACCTGCTCCGAAGTGTGCGTCGATGGTGACGACCAAAGCGACCGGGGCATCGAAGAATCGGTAGTTGTTCTCGAACTGGCGTGCCCGTCCATCGGTGTCGCCGCGATCGACACCCAGTGCACCGTACAGTGCCTGCGCCGCGGCCACCTGGCGCTTGCGCAGGTGCATGGGCATGGGGGTGGGGAAGTAGCCGTAGTCTTCCTGCTGCGGCGCGCCGCCTCGGACATCGTCCAGCAACGCCGCACTCAGCCGTTCACGGCGAGTGCCCGCGACATGGATGAACCGGCCGGGTTGCAGGTTCGCCCCGCTCGGTGCCGCGCGCGCCGCCTGAAGCAGCGGATGGAGCAGGGCATCGGGAACGTCGCGCGGCAGATATCCGCGAATGGAGCGGCGGCTGTGCAGAAAACCCAGGGTGGTGTGTGTGCTGTATTCGTCGGTCATGGGGATTCCTGTGCCTGCTGGCAGGCCACCACGCATGCGGCGCCGATGCCTCCGGCTCCGGCGATCGCAGCCAGCCCGAGGGCGGCTTGACGCCTGGAGGGGCGGGTCTGCGCAAGCTCCGTCAGCAGCCGGACCAACGCGATGGCGCCTGATGCGCCAATCGGATGCCCGCGCGCGAGGCCGCCACCTCCGGCGTTGATCTGCTGCTGCGCGAGGCCCAGCGATCTGCAAAAGCTGATGCCCTGCACGGCGAAGGCGTCGTGCAGTTCGACGGCCTGCATGTCGTCCGCTGCCAGTGGCTCGGC encodes the following:
- a CDS encoding methionine ABC transporter ATP-binding protein, which gives rise to MIDLRGITQIYQGPKGPVEALRGIDLKIGAGEVFGIIGRSGAGKSSLVRVINLLNRPTAGEVIVAGRDLTKLGDAELRQARREIGMVFQHFNLLSSRTVFDNAALPLELAGMTKDAIKKRIDPLLELVGLDHLADRYPSQISGGQKQRVGIARALASNPKVLLSDEATSALDPETTRSILDLLRKVNNELGVTVVLITHQMQVVKQIADRVAVIEAGRIVEMGRVIDVFTRPEQGITKSLIDEIVPQELPAGVLDRVRKLSDMARGQGVTGRLLRLSYAGDQAYQPILSRLIRDYQLDLSILHGQVDEIQNQTFGSLAVFASGDAGRLNAAVAELREQGVQVQEVELEG
- a CDS encoding methionine ABC transporter permease; translation: MFENFSEMMLELFAQSLWETIIMVGVSGVVGGLIGIPLGVFLRLTDKGGVLENGPLNRIVGWIVNAVRSTPFIILLVAIIPLTRLITGSSIGTWAAVVPLTLAAAPFVARLVETALREVDNGLIEAAQSMGATTSQIVWKVLLPEALPGIVAGLTISFVSLTGYSAMAGAIGGGGLGDLGIRYGYQRFLPDIMLAVVIVLIFFVQAIQSLGDWAVRRLSHK
- a CDS encoding DUF6817 domain-containing protein, which translates into the protein MTLPWHSLDTTLFSRAQQLLDEGWITRDPELAPVLPVVLERGVGQDWHKAGTFRHHLYGVARSLALWQQPHDVQLLGLLHSVYGNAFVDLVKFDARTERARLQGLVGEEAEHLVHLFCTMSRSQFINKVLERDFDEDGGMELELNGPAPRETVQLTPREVAAFIIVSMADTIEQWFSWQEEIYSRSPNVDTSRKQAVHWAASLWPGPMRPPSRKISQLSQLGLALQHPGLAGLLPMPPVFNRCTVSVSKEDDAAASSLYWSVIQLDQPLVDLDVATHVLEQAVRLNPWVGEPQMVLAQVYLSAGRQDDAVLAARSALQCFSAWGNAWDKRVQWDAWIAWTRILLQSATDGTWPERLDKLNNLALRG
- a CDS encoding MetQ/NlpA family ABC transporter substrate-binding protein, whose amino-acid sequence is MFNKRTLLQSSLALTVAAALSVPAFAQDKSSIKIGVTGGPHAQIMEQVKKVAEKRGLAIQIVEFGDYVQPNAALAAGDLDANSYQHRPYLDAQVKDRGYKISWVADTVNFPIGIYSKKIKKLDELPQGARLGIPNDPTNGGRVLLLLQSLGLIKLKDGAGLKATPLDVTSNPKKLRFVELDAAQLPRSLDDVDASAINTNFAISAGLNPKTDSIAMESAQNPYVNILVVREADKGRPWVGKLIEAYHSEEVKKFIDSQFKGSVLPAF
- a CDS encoding response regulator transcription factor is translated as MQQILTSSVKFMVAVVDGDETHRLHVCRFLEESGYTTWGAGSVEDFYIGLLKEKADLVIVDLDLGVETGLALIRRLVAQRIPVIVLSHSANSGARVASLDAGALQYFVKPLSLAELGAGIRAQLRQLEMRVSNAEQQNSWRLDLSVPRLIAPNQRTIRLTSRECELLECLMAANGGMVSKSNLVKAMGHAEAEDGFHRIESSLMRLRRKTLAGTQLMLPVRAVFGKGLVFVP
- a CDS encoding nitroreductase codes for the protein MTDEYSTHTTLGFLHSRRSIRGYLPRDVPDALLHPLLQAARAAPSGANLQPGRFIHVAGTRRERLSAALLDDVRGGAPQQEDYGYFPTPMPMHLRKRQVAAAQALYGALGVDRGDTDGRARQFENNYRFFDAPVALVVTIDAHFGAGGYMDLGMSLHGLQLAASAMGLGSCAIGALASYPGTVRRVLELPDTQHVVCGIALGWPDPAAPINRTTTYRAPLHEYFRRIS